The genomic stretch GAGCAGTCACATATATAGCATTTATCTTTAATGCTAATGTGACTGCTCGACCAAAATTTAAGTTATCATGTtacaaaagaaacaaatttgtatatatacttGTTTATGTTTTAGTTATTTAACACTTAGTTAAGCCACAAACAACAAGTATATATGATAACAAATCAAGAAATAggtacaaaaacacaaaaaagcaTCTATAACTTCTCTTCTGTTACTTCAAAAGGATTTCCTTATTGAATCAGAAGAGTGAGTgtaatatacatatatataaaatagaATTCAAATCTatttgaaatttgttttataCATCACTGTTCTAATTCATTGGATGGTTGTTCTTTATTCATTCATCTGTCAACGAAATAGTTGTTACTAGAAGCACAATCATTTCGATTATTATATTGTATCAAAATGTTTAATGGCACAAAGTCTAACATCCTTCTATGAGTTGCATGCAAATTTAAAGGTGGTGCAACACCCTGCTCCATGGCTTCTGTCCAACGGCTTGCAcataaacaccaacagtcaccTGGAACAAGTCCTGGAAAATTGTAATGTGGAGCAGGCTGAGAAAGGTCATTGCCAATTCTTTTAGAATGACTCAAAAATTGGTCAGTCACTATAGCGCAAACTACATGAACACCCTGGTCTGTCAAACCAGTAGAGCAATATCCATCACGAAAGTAGCCTGTGATTGGATCCTTGCAACATTCTTCTAAGGGTTCTCCAAAAATGTTGGTGTCATTATTTGCTAACAAGACTTTCAAATAAAATGCCAAAATGCAAACCAATGTTATTAAAACAATCTTCATAATTCTGAGAAGAAGATAGACATAGATAAAAAGTAGTTCACAAATATTTGAGAGATATACTCTGTCCATTATTTTCAGGAATATCACGTGGTACACTTTCTGTTAAAAACTCACCTAAAACTACACAACATGTCGGGTTTGAAGTTAGGAAACAAACCCCTAATTATGAAGAAGTGTGTTTTTCTTCAAATCATATTAAAAATACAGAAACTGTAATTGGTTTCAAAGTAAAACATGACATTTGCCGACCAGGAGAgaatagacctttttgaatttttacattttccacGGTAAGCCTTTTCGGTTTTAACAATCGCATGGCAGACAAAAAAGACGCGAGCGCTACCAAAGTGAGGTCCTTTTTAGTCTGTTTCTTAGCATGAAGGTATCATTACAACCCCATATGATGAGTATAGACGTAtttcaatgtttacgttttaCGGCActtttgcgcatgcgcaaactTGCGaaaaaatcgacaggcaaaacaTTGAGGCCCAGTGTCATTTGTTAGAGATTATTGAAGAGAAGAGACGTTTTTGTACTGTTtggatatatttatttttaaatactttaaaaaactgTTATTTTCATAACAATGCCTGATAGCTGTTGCGTACCTAATTGTACAAATCGTCGGAAGACGGGTGAAGAAGGTGGATTTTACAAAATTCCTAACAAGAAGCATCCTGTGTTGAGGGAGAGATGGCTGACTGCAATTGGCAGAATTGAATGGTCAGAAGAGTTAATAAAGAATGCCAAAGTGTGTCATTTACATTTTGTGTCTGGTAAGTGACTttgttcactcatttttaaaagtttttttgtaaagTAGTGTGAGCCATATTGTGTTTTGTGTCCCCTCACCCACATGAACTTTTTCTctggaatttttaaaattttatagattttttattgtttgatttttaggaaaaaagtcCAAAGATTCTTCTCATCCAGACTGGGTACCCTCAGTATTTGAACGTTGTGGAAAACGAGTGAGTGAGAAAAGAAAGCTGGAAAAGCAACATAGACATTCTCGACTCACAAAACGAAGGAAATTAACATCTGAACTAGTAGCTGAAAGTGAATCTGACAATGATTTTAAACTCCCAGAAGATCAAGGTCCTTCCATGTCAGAATTATGTCAGAAAGTACAAGAACTTGAGGAGAAAGTTAAATTCTTAGAAAAGGATTTAAAAAATGAGGTGGATGAAAAACAgaacattttaaacaaatacaCTGGATTGAATAGCGAATATGCAAATAGATTAAATGAAATTCATGCActtagaaacaaaaacaaaacacttaTATTGAATAAATTTTGTTATAAGTCATTGAAACAATCTcctgaaatgttttatttttatactggCTTAAACAAGGGAAGATTTAATTGGGTGGTCAATAttgtaaaacataaaattaaaccaGCAACAAAATTGTTGACACAAAAAGATCATGTCCTTGTAGTCCTCATGAAATTAAAACTTGGACTTCTTAATAGGGACATTGCATATAGATTTAAAGTTCGACCTCCTGTGATTTCTCGTATTTATCGACAGTTGTTACCACTACTAGCAAAGTCATTATTGTTTACACTGATATGGCCTGAAAAACAAGCTTTAAGAAAAAATTTGCCAAAATGTTTTAGATGCTATAAAAGCTGTTGCTGTATAATTGACTGCACAGAAATTTTTATTCAGCGACCATTAAACTTGAATGCCAGGGCACAAACTTGGtccaattacaaaaataccaatacaataaaatatttgataGCTTGTTCTCCATCCGGTTCTGTCAGGATCATCAACTTTTGGAAGTGTCTCTGTCTTTTTTGGTCTTCTAAAGTCAATTTTACTTAAGGGTGCAGGATGAGCTCTTTTTCTTGCCTTTTTCCAAGAGCATAAAACACTAGTACATGCTGTTTTGTTCAGCTCTAATGTAGCACATGCCactaatttaaataataatgcaGCAACATGACTGCAAGCTGAACCaagtctaaaaaaatattgccaTTATTTATAATATTCGTTTGATCACTATAATAAAAATACGATAAATAAACTTACCCTGCAACACAAGTACAATTTGCCGAATGTATCCAACCGGTTTTATGCATTATAATCCAAGTGTCATATAATTTTTGCGTTTTCCCCTGCCTTTGACTTGGTAACACAGACGATTTTATATAACAGAAATCTACTTCTTTTAAGTGGTGACAATACACTTCTTGTACGTGTCCTGATAGATAAAAGTTGTAAGCTTCCAAGGATTTGTGTGCTTTAAGCGACTCGTGTGTGAACTCGCTAGGAGTGTGAACCAAATACACATACAGATCAACATAAGTTATATCTGGAAGTAGTAAAACGTCATCGCTCCAATGGCTAGTCTGCAGCGAGTAAGGATCTGCAAGCATAGTCCCATCTGCGAGTGTAAGTTTTCCAGTATAGTGGGATTTATCTGCatttgaaagattttgaaaaTAGTCAGCATTTTTCGACATgttgaaatataaataaacgCACGTGCCTtctaaatgtttgtttttatcagcAAAGAGGAAGTGCTTCACACAATGAGTACATTTTTGGCTACGTTTATATGTTGATTTATTTAAACTGTTATATCTTATCGGAAACGTACGTAGTCTGTGGCTCGGCCTAACTTTGTTGTATATAGTCACCCATAGTTTAGAAAATATGATTGACAGCTGTTCTCGCTTTCATGAACATGATTTTCAAATACTAACAGAAGGGATGTATAATAAACGAGTAAATACCCCACGGGCAAGGACTTTTTTGTTAAGCAAGCAGACATTATAAGATGGCAACAAGAGCTTCGATCGATAAGCAAAACGACTTtcctttttcagttttttcagTAATTATAGTAATATTTTATGCTCTTTTCGCATGTTGTTTACCATTTCTGCTGCCATCTTTTGCCTGTCGAAATGCGCAGAAGTCTGGGAGCCACTCATACCGCGTCATAGTGAAATACGTCTATATGTCAATCGGAAGTTATCTAtctacactcgataatagtttaaagcTAAAAAACATGTTTCCGTAGGAGGAAACAAGCTAAAAAAAGCCCGTCTTCAGCAAGCTTCCACATCTTTCTGCTTGCCACGTAGTTGTTAGAACCAGAGGGGCTTACcacagaaaatgaaaacatttaaaaaggtcTATGGCCCTGCTGCCAATGTAAAATGTCATGAACTGGGCTGGGGAATGAGCTCTAAAACTTAATGGAATACtgttgaaagaaaaataaactatTAGGTAAAAAATAAAGCCTCAAAGCCAACACCATTGAGAGGTATCTAATTGAGAATTCATTTTCAAATTGGAAAGAACATGTAAAATTTCCCATTAAAGCAAAAGAAAATTagcaatatagct from Hydractinia symbiolongicarpus strain clone_291-10 chromosome 12, HSymV2.1, whole genome shotgun sequence encodes the following:
- the LOC130621374 gene encoding uncharacterized protein LOC130621374, translating into MPDSCCVPNCTNRRKTGEEGGFYKIPNKKHPVLRERWLTAIGRIEWSEELIKNAKVCHLHFVSGKKSKDSSHPDWVPSVFERCGKRVSEKRKLEKQHRHSRLTKRRKLTSELVAESESDNDFKLPEDQGPSMSELCQKVQELEEKVKFLEKDLKNEVDEKQNILNKYTGLNSEYANRLNEIHALRNKNKTLILNKFCYKSLKQSPEMFYFYTGLNKGRFNWVVNIVKHKIKPATKLLTQKDHVLVVLMKLKLGLLNRDIAYRFKVRPPVISRIYRQLLPLLAKSLLFTLIWPEKQALRKNLPKCFRCYKSCCCIIDCTEIFIQRPLNLNARAQTWSNYKNTNTIKYLIACSPSGSVRIINFWKCLCLFWSSKVNFT